The following are encoded in a window of Acropora muricata isolate sample 2 chromosome 6, ASM3666990v1, whole genome shotgun sequence genomic DNA:
- the LOC136919201 gene encoding potassium voltage-gated channel subfamily A member 7-like, with product MLTTAATSAASNQDPNGTPGSIYRGYKQLKDKCEATSLDCTPSNMADDPIVINVGGKRFETYEETLARFPDTLLGSATRRSKFYNIRRQEYFFDRHRTAFDSILYYYQSGGSLIRPEHVPPHVFINEVIFFDLPEEAVQIIQLEAGIADEPEEQPMPDNYYLRVIWNTLEYPNSSRVAKFLAIFSVIVISLSLIIFCAETMPAFKPKPGNGSADGKPEPNPYEKVWFQVNTFVIVWFTGEYVIRLISSPQKFKFLVGALNIIDLLSILPYYVQLGLDEDDSSISVLRVVRVVRVFRVFKLSRHSRGLQILGNTLKASLNELIMLMFFLTIGVMIFASCVYYAEGGPDSDFQSIPHAFWWAVVTMTTVGYGDVSPSSFEGKIVGALCAISGVLTIALPVPVIVSNFEHFYNKELNRRKEEEMKKQEEAREKAKEKGLNNSKTSNDLDSMDGKAPKSPRGVLVCGLNKGDENSAKIGHTTV from the exons ATGTTGACGACGGCCGCCACATCTGCGGCTTCGAATCAGGACCCAAATGGAACGCCAGGCAGCATCTACCGAGGCTACAAACAACTAAAGGACAAATGTGAAGCTACTTCACTCGACTGCACCCCGTCAAACATGGCTGACGACCCGATTGTCATAAATGTTGGCGGAAAACGCTTCGAAACATATGAAGAGACACTCGCGCGGTTCCCGGACACTCTACTGGGCTCGGCAACTCGTCGCTCTAAGTTTTACAATATCAGGCGACAAGAGTACTTTTTTGACAGGCATCGAACAGCGTTCGACTCTATCTTATACTACTATCAATCTGGAGGTTCTCTGATCCGACCTGAGCATGTCCCACCACACGTCTTCATCAACGAAGTTATCTTCTTTGACTTGCCAGAGGAAGCCGTCCAAATTATTCAACTCGAGGCGGGAATCGCTGATGAGCCCGAAGAACAACCTATGCCCGACAACTACTATTTGCGAGTCATTTGGAACACGCTGGAATATCCCAACTCATCGCGTGTGGCCAAATTTCTAGCCATTTTCTCCGTGATAGTTATCTCTTTGTCGCTGATAATTTTCTGCGCCGAAACAATGCCCGCGTTCAAACCCAAACCTGGCAACGGCAGTGCGGACGGGAAGCCCGAGCCAAACCCGTACGAGAAAGTATGGTTTCAAGTTAACACATTTGTCATCGTTTGGTTTACGGGCGAGTATGTCATTCGCCTTATTTCTTCTccgcaaaaatttaaatttcttgtCGGAGCTTTGAACATCATTGATTTATTATCCATTTTACCCTACTACGTTCAACTTGGACTTGATGAAGACGACTCGTCTATCTCCGTTCTCCGAGTTGTGCGCGTGGTTCGCGTTTTTCGCGTGTTTAAACTTTCGCGCCACTCGCGCGGACTCCAGATTTTAGGAAACACGCTCAAAGCCAGTTTAAATGAGCTGATTATGTTAATGTTCTTCTTAACTATCGGTGTTATGATATTTGCTAGCTGCGTTTACTACGCCGAAGGAGGACCGGATAGTGATTTTCAGAGCATCCCACACGCATTTTGGTGGGCAGTTGTAACTATGACTACTGTGGGATATGGGGACGTGTCACCGAGTAGCTTCGAAGGGAAAATAGTTGGAGCACTATGTGCTATTTCAG GGGTACTAACTATTGCTCTCCCTGTGCCTGTCATCGTGTCCAACTTTGAGCACTTCTACAACAAAGAACTGAACCGAAGAAAAGAGGAGGAAATGAAGAAGCAGGAAGAAGCTCGAGAGAAAGCGAAAGAAAAAGGTTTAAACAACTCGAAAACCTCCAACGACCTTGACAGCATGGATGGGAAAGCACCGAAGTCGCCAAGAGGGGTTCTTGTTTGTGGATTGAACAAAGGAGACGAAAATTCCGCTAAAATTGGGCATACAACAGTCTAG